A section of the Ogataea parapolymorpha DL-1 chromosome II, whole genome shotgun sequence genome encodes:
- a CDS encoding Mitochondrial import inner membrane translocase subunit TIM54 produces MAIENPALQMLGIKKLKLPSRNWMIFWTVVAAVGGGIVYDKHQQSVLRAQYMEKAKHFGEQPFLPNQLPRKLRIYVAPPPNDFLSEGLKYLRRFCKPILNSAAIDFDIYTAERLGDIRHAVSEEIRQIRRSRLQTSAREEPEAKIEPVDPEATKPLKELFRPADILGIFKCTQQQPLNYEDAGLSPEDAGGVITIGRGAFKEYINGVHEGLLGPLEKPEKKEEPVDSEEQKDEKKPEPVARPYIDPADYSSAPLAPELDFNNLRDENGVPYFFTQPILALQNYNVAGFTKQPERIYRFYNKRYQLIEYNERLWGLITKNSRPFTPEDMKLLESEENDWPRRFVKESREKGSEWTREFVADPRVLQLLKVYEKVKNPGE; encoded by the coding sequence ATGGCCATAGAGAACCCTGCGTTGCAGATGCTCGGcatcaagaaactcaagcTGCCGTCCCGGAACTGGATGATTTTTTGGACCGTCGTGGCTGCCGTTGGAGGAGGAATTGTCTATGACAAGCATCAGCAGTCCGTGTTGCGAGCTCAATACATGGAAAAGGCCAAACACTTCGGAGAGCAGCCGTTTCTGCCCAACCAGCTGCCTCGAAAGCTGCGGATCTATGTTGCGCCGCCTCCAAACGATTTTTTGAGCGAGGGCTTGAAGTATCTGCGTCGCTTTTGCAAGCCTATATTGAATTCTGCCGCCATCGACTTTGATATCTACACTGCTGAAAGACTGGGAGATATTCGCCATGCTGTGTCGGAGGAGATCCGCCAGATCAGACGGAGCAGGCTTCAGACGTCCGCCAGGGAAGAACCAGAGGCCAAAATTGAGCCAGTGGACCCCGAAGCGACGAAACCTTTGAAAGAGTTATTCAGGCCGGCCGATATACTGGGCATTTTTAAATGCACCCAACAGCAGCCGTTGAACTACGAAGATGCCGGCCTATCCCCGGAGGATGCAGGCGGGGTCATCACCATTGGCCGAGGAGCGTTCAAAGAGTACATCAATGGAGTCCATGAAGGATTGTTAGGTCCCTTAGAGaaacctgaaaaaaaagaagagcctGTGGATTCTGAAGAACaaaaagacgaaaaaaagccagaacCAGTTGCACGTCCGTATATCGATCCTGCCGACTATTCGTCTGCTCCGCTTGCGCCAGAACTGGATTTTAATAATCTTAgggacgagaacggcgtTCCATATTTCTTCACGCAGCCAATCCTGGCTCTGCAAAACTACAATGTGGCCGGCTTCACCAAACAGCCAGAAAGAATATACAGATTTTACAACAAACGCTACCAGCTGATTGAGTACAACGAGCGGCTATGGGGACTTATCACGAAAAATTCCCGTCCGTTCACTCCTGAAGACATGAAGCTACTGGAGAGCGAGGAAAACGACTGGCCGCGCAGATTCGTGAAAGAGTCGCGGGAGAAGGGGAGCGAGTGGACACGTGAGTTTGTTGCTGACCCGCGCGtgctccagcttctcaaagtGTATGAGAAGGTTAAAAATCCGGGTGAGTGA
- a CDS encoding Protein URE2 — MNNTISNLSAGLRNVRISQPVSHSDIQNEYESQTNQTLDSESVSRLKEFFSQGAPNEGYTLVSHRSAPNGFKIAIILSELEYNYSTILLDFNKGEQRTPEFLAINPNGRVPALIDHTNQDQQVSIWESGAIILYLVEKKLKEEGSCSIWSDNLVEQSHILSWLFFQTSGHSPMIGQALHFKYFHSSNVPSAIERYTDEVRRVYGVLEMALAERREALIMELDAENAASYSAGLTPLSQSRYFDHPVWLVGDRVTIADLCFVTWNYVVDRIGIDLKAEFPEVYKWTKQMMRRPAVIRALKGNE, encoded by the coding sequence ATGAACAATACCATCTCCAACCTCTCTGCCGGACTCAGAAACGTCCGCATCAGCCAGCCCGTCAGCCACTCAGACATCCAGAATGAATACGAGAGCCAGACAAACCAGACGCTGGACTCAGAGTCGGTTTCTCGGCTGAAGGAGTTTTTCTCGCAAGGAGCCCCTAACGAGGGTTATACGCTTGTGAGCCACAGGTCTGCGCCAAACGGATTCAAAATCGCCATCATACTATCCGAGCTCGAGTACAACTACAGCACGATTTTACTGGACTTCAACAAGGGCGAGCAGCGCACGCCGGAGTTTCTCGCCATCAACCCGAACGGCAGAGTGCCTGCTCTGATAGACCACACAAACCAGGACCAGCAGGTGTCCATCTGGGAATCCGGGGCCATTATCCTTTAtttggtggagaaaaaacTCAAGGAAGAGGGCTCCTGCTCAATCTGGAGCGATaaccttgttgagcaaaGCCACATCCTCAGCTggctgtttttccagacctCAGGCCACTCGCCCATGATTGGCCAGGCACTACACTTCAAATACTTCCATTCTAGCAACGTGCCTTCTGCGATCGAGAGATACACCGATGAAGTGCGCCGCGTGTACGGTGTGCTCGAGATGGCCCTTGCCGAGCGTCGCGAGGCTCTGATCATGGAGCTCGACGCAGAAAATGCCGCGTCCTACTCCGCTGGCCTCACGCCGCTGTCCCAGAGCAGGTACTTCGACCACCCAGTGTGGCTCGTGGGCGATCGTGTCACCATTGCAGACCTCTGTTTTGTCACGTGGAACTACGTTGTCGACCGCATAGGAATCGATCTCAAGGCAGAGTTCCCCGAAGTCTACAAGTGGACTAAACAGATGATGAGGCGACCTGCGGTTATCAGGGCATTGAAAGGTAATGAGTAG
- a CDS encoding putative SRF-type transcription factor (Umc1), producing the protein MLPAGVILVFCLIFVIVKMSEMANLKQESQASEQPDLNLQPQNPELDDEEDEDSKPSNKRERRKIEIRFIQEKSRRHITFSKRKAGIMKKAYELSVLTGTQVLLLVVSETGLVYTFTTPKLQPLVTKPEGKNLIQACLNAPEEPSNEDDDAQAGGVPDTHAPQGHPAAQHMHPQLQPQQPQQPLPPPPQGQPQADPSQAGQPPYHIPQMGNNYLNPDQSNYYMGFNGNQGYN; encoded by the exons ATGCTACCAGCCGGTGTTATCCTTGTTTTCTGCTTGATCTTCGTCATTG TGAAAA TGTCTGAAATGGCCAATCTGAAACAGGAGTCGCAGGCGTCCGAGCAGCCTGACCTCAATTTGCAgcctcaaaatccagagctcgatgacgaggaggacgaggactcCAAGCCCTCCAACAAGAGAGAACGCAGAAAGATCGAAATCAGGTTCATCCAGGAAAAGTCCAGGAGACACATCACTTTTTCCAAGCGGAAGGCAGGTATTATGAAGAAGGCATACGAGCTTTCTGTTTTGACCGGCACCCAGGTGTTGTTACTTGTTGTTTCCGAGACAGGGCTCGTGTACACCTTCACAACGCCTAAGCTGCAACCTTTGGTGACCAAGCCTGAGGGGAAAAACCTCATCCAGGCCTGTTTGAACGCTCCTGAGGAGCCTTcgaacgaggacgacgacgcgcAGGCCGGCGGCGTCCCCGACACACACGCTCCCCAGGGCCATCCTGCGGCCCAGCATATGCACCCGCAACTGCAACCCCAGCAGCCTCAGCAGCCGCTGccacctcctccacagGGCCAGCCCCAGGCAGACCCCTCCCAAGCCGGCCAGCCCCCATACCACATACCCCAGATGGGCAACAATTACCTGAACCCGGACCAGAGCAACTACTACATGGGCTTCAACGGCAACCAGGGTTACAACTGA
- a CDS encoding Permease of basic amino acids in the vacuolar membrane: MTTPQSPLLPDASTSLPGYIAEELTEELDPGYGSVASEQDVSDEYLVPKSQLYVILPCIFSLTFLASMDTTILSTIMTEIASDLDAIPYLSWIATSYLLASSIIQPLGKLSDIFGRKPMILGCIFVFTIGCFQCAAATTAVGFAVGRFLSGFASGLNTLGSITMSDLVPLRKRGVYQGLANLCYGTGSACGTFGGLVAKRYGWRMVFWIQCPIGIGCFLLCLFNLNLPPIIRVQLTWREKLRRVDILGILSLALTLFLFILLTSFEFESSKWPVLLCVAFAASLASFVKIENSAVDPIVPLELLKNRSILGSSLANWFGTMYISCVLYYYPVFLSTVYGFDTGQVGNRLVPSIVLSSFSSIGSGYYMKVTGKYRNFSIVSAMAGVLSLTALVLCTQPARADRPLSIYVIMALPAVPYCAYASMLTTTLLSLIASVPQDHQSAVTSIQYAFRSTGSTLGTSVASLLFQWHLGSYMRSTLASHAPDDVSKKQVAQIITKALHNAAYIRTAPDWAVPTLIKAYNVGCWSTFLYSFVTCVLCLCALLAVREYKLHTTVSRK; this comes from the coding sequence ATGACGACCCCCCAATCGCCGCTCCTACCCGACGCCTCGACCTCGCTGCCCGGCTATATTGCCGAGGAGCTCACCGAGGAGCTCGATCCCGGCTACGGCTCCGTTGCTTCTGAACAAGACGTTTCCGACGAGTATCTTGTTCCCAAGAGCCAGCTGTATGTGATTTTACCGTGCATTTTCTCGCTCACCTTCCTGGCGTCGATGGACACCACCATTCTGTCGACGATCATGACGGAAATCGCGTCCGATCTGGACGCCATTCCGTATCTTTCGTGGATCGCGACGTCTTATTTACTGGCGTCTTCCATTATCCAGCCGTTGGGCAAACTATCCGACATTTTTGGCCGCAAACCCATGATACTGGGCTGTATCTTTGTGTTTACGATTGGCTGTTTCCAGTGCGCGGCGGCCACGACGGCCGTGGGCTTTGCGGTCGGCCGTTTTCTGTCGGGTTTTGCCTCTGGTCTAAATACCCTGGGAAGCATCACCATGAGCGATCTTGTCCCGCTGCGCAAGCGGGGAGTGTACCAGGGCCTCGCCAATCTGTGCTACGGCACGGGATCTGCGTGCGGGACGTTTGGCGGCCTGGTTGCGAAACGATACGGCTGGCGGATGGTGTTTTGGATCCAGTGTCCGATCGGCATCGGCTGCTTCCTGCTGTGTCTTTTCAATTTGAACCTGCCGCCAATTATTAGGGTGCAGCTCACGTGGCGGGAGAAACTCAGACGCGTGGACATTCTGGGCATCCTCAGTCTTGCTCTCActttgtttttgttcaTTCTGCTGACCTCGTTCGAGTTCGAGTCGTCCAAATGGCCTGTCCTGCTCTGTGTCGCATTTGCCGCGTCGCTCGCCAGCTTTGTGAAGATAGAAAACTCTGCCGTGGACCCGATCGTGCCcctcgagctgctcaaaaaccGCTCCATCCTCGGCTCCTCGTTGGCCAACTGGTTCGGCACAATGTACATCAGCTGCGTGCTCTACTACTACCCGGTGTTCTTGTCGACGGTGTACGGGTTTGACACCGGCCAGGTCGGGAACCGGCTCGTCCCGTCGATCGTCCTTTCGTCCTTCTCGTCCATCGGGTCCGGCTACTACATGAAGGTGACGGGCAAGTACCGCAACTTCTCCATTGTGAGCGCCATGGCCGGCGTGCTGAGTCTGACGGCACTGGTGCTGTGTACCCAGCCGGCCCGTGCCGACCGGCCGCTCTCCATCTACGTCATCATGGCGCTGCCAGCCGTCCCCTACTGCGCGTACGCGTCCATGTTGACCACCACGCTGCTGTCCCTGATCGCGTCCGTGCCCCAGGACCACCAATCTGCCGTCACGTCCATCCAGTACGCATTCCGCTCCACGGGCTCCACGCTCGGCACGTCCGTTGCTTCTCTGCTGTTCCAGTGGCATCTCGGCAGCTACATGCGGTCTACGCTTGCGAGCCACGCTCCCGACGATGTCTCGAAAAAACAGGTCGCCCAGATTATCACCAAGGCGCTCCACAACGCAGCATATATCCGTACGGCCCCCGACTGGGCCGTGCCTACTCTCATCAAAGCTTACAACGTCGGGTGCTGGTCCACCTTCTTGTATTCCTTTGTCACGTGTGTGCTGTGTCTGTGCGCACTTCTGGCCGTGCGCGAGTACAAATTGCACACCACAGTGTCTCGGAAATAA
- a CDS encoding Cation transport ATPase: MSVRTSLHIDGMTCSACTAAVEDCLRQIDGVEAVQVALITEEALVEHSHTVQTSALQHAVEDIGFGASVIASENAATEIRTSYVTIGGMTCSSCVNAVTDALKKVDGVRAVQVSLLTEQATVTHTCEASRLCEAVEDCGFEANLLETKNEQAINDNESLTLKIYGMTCSNCSNSIEDAVMKLDGVVSCQVALATEEARIVYDTNRTGIRKIMEVIEDCGFDAILNSNLDSASQLELLLKVRDVAYWRQTFLKMVAFGFPIFFRHHIWPLIAMILHIHWTPIVLYHGLFLETLFEFCLGSYIQFWLARRFYINSYKAIRHRNGTMDLLICVSTTTVYVYSTCSILNAIFHDAQKPASVLFDTSAMLFIFVSLGKWIESKAKGNTSTALSKLLSLTPSMCTILENPDDLNSTQKEISTDLLQKNDVVVLHPGGKVPADGECVYGSSEVDEALLTGESVPVVKRIGSKLYGGSINVASPLYMRVEVIGEKTHLSQIVKLVRDAQITKAPVQKFADVIAGKFVITILVLSLLTFTFWCVYIFCQPADKVPAFFVDSDTGNIVFSRILQIAISVVVVACPCALGLAAPTAVMVGTGVGATNGILIKGADILEKASGINCVVFDKTGTITSGKMRVSNYHFIGDMDEKLVWSIVHAIEYDSEHPVGKALVLGATARTSLLAVEVTKVHNIVGLGLEAQTRLDGQDYNVAIGNGQLMKEKKIDNSADFLDCCKRLNNPHISTFSHILVNDKYIGYVELADTLKSDAASTVSALIDRGFTVAMVTGDNVQTARAVAQAVGIPLMNVFAQAQPDDKLRVVDQMQKHGLKVAFVGDGINDAPALIQADLGMAIATGTDIAIEAADVVLLSSVQPDDDDDGIALQEYGRKDGTAGILAALDISQRTFRSIKVNFVLAVVYNLIMLPIAMGLLIIPCGLTMNPMIASAAMACSSVSVVFNSLRLKSWKMPVLDNTRVPEERVDWADDQVLSSMDVEKMDVIDSTRASWRSRFLNRFKSPYERLF; the protein is encoded by the coding sequence ATGAGTGTGCGCACCTCTTTGCACATCGATGGAATGACGTGCTCGGCGTGCACGGCTGCGGTCGAGGACTGCCTACGGCAGATAGACGGCGTCGAGGCCGTCCAGGTGGCCCTAATTACGGAGGAGGCTCTGGTCGAGCACTCACACACCGTCCAGACGTCGGCTCTCCAGCACGCCGTCGAGGATATAGGCTTCGGAGCGAGCGTGATAGCCTCGGAGAACGCGGCTACAGAAATCCGCACGTCATATGTCACCATTGGAGGCATGACGTGCAGTTCTTGTGTCAACGCCGTGACGGATGCCCTAAAAAAGGTGGACGGAGTCCGGGCTGTGCAGGTTTCGCTTCTGACCGAGCAGGCCACTGTGACACATACGTGTGAGGCTAGCAGGCTGTGCGAGGCCGTGGAAGACTGTGGGTTCGAGGCCAACCTGTTGGAAACGAAGAATGAGCAGGCTatcaacgacaacgagTCGCTGACTCTGAAAATCTACGGAATGACGTGCTCGAACTGCTCGAACTCGATCGAAGACGCGGTCATGAAGCTGGACGGCGTTGTCAGCTGTCAGGTGGCGCTGGCTACCGAGGAAGCACGGATTGTTTACGACACAAATCGTACTGGCATAAGAAAAATCATGGAGGTTATAGAGGACTGCGGATTTGACGCTATCTTGAACTCGAACTTGGATTCCGCATCGCAactcgagctgctgctgaaggTCAGAGACGTAGCCTACTGGCGACAGACGTTTCTGAAAATGGTGGCTTTCGGGTTCCCGATATTCTTCCGTCACCACATATGGCCGCTGATAGCCATGATACTGCACATCCATTGGACTCCCATTGTGCTGTATCACGGCCTCTTTCTCGAGACTCTGTTTGAGTTTTGTCTCGGCTCATACATACAATTCTGGCTTGCTCGACGGTTCTACATCAACTCGTACAAAGCCATCAGGCATCGCAACGGTACCATGGACCTTCTAATATGTGTTTCCACCACCACTGTCTACGTCTATTCCACATGCTCCATTTTGAACGCCATTTTCCATGATGCTCAAAAGCCCGCTTCCGTCCTGTTCGACACTTCTGCCATGCTCTTCATATTTGTGTCTCTCGGCAAATGGATAGAATCCAAGGCCAAGGGTAACACATCTACTGCTCTTTCGAAGCTTTTGTCCCTAACACCGTCCATGTGCACGATTCTCGAAAACCCTGACGACCTCAACTCGACCCAGAAAGAGATAAGCACCGacctgctccagaaaaacgacGTGGTGGTGCTCCATCCCGGTGGAAAAGTGCCTGCCGACGGCGAGTGTGTCTACGGGTCCTCAGAGGTCGACGAGGCGCTTTTGACGGGAGAAAGCGTTCCTGTGGTCAAAAGAATCGGCTCCAAGCTGTACGGCGGGTCCATCAACGTCGCGTCGCCTTTGTACATGCGTGTCGAGGTGATTGGCGAGAAAACGCACCTGTCGCAGATTGTCAAGCTTGTGAGAGACGCCCAGATCACCAAGGCGCCGGTCCAGAAATTTGCCGACGTGATTGCCGGCAAGTTTGTCATTACAATCTTGGTCCTATCGCTGCTCACGTTTACTTTCTGGTGTGTCTACATTTTCTGCCAGCCTGCCGACAAAGTGCCGGCATTTTTCGTCGATAGTGACACTGGGAACATtgttttctccagaatCTTGCAAATCGCAATAtctgtcgtcgtcgtggCATGTCCGTGTGCGCTCGGGCTGGCCGCGCCGACGGCGGTGATGGTTGGTACCGGCGTTGGGGCCACGAACGGAATTTTGATCAAGGGTGCTGACATACTGGAAAAAGCGAGCGGCATCAACTGTGTCGTTTTCGACAAGACAGGCACCATCACGTCGGGCAAGATGCGCGTGTCGAATTACCACTTTATCGGTGACATGGACGAGAAACTAGTCTGGAGCATAGTTCATGCCATAGAGTACGATAGCGAGCACCCTGTCGGGAAAGCGCTGGTTTTGGGAGCCACTGCTCGCACCTCGCTGCTTGCCGTCGAGGTCACTAAGGTGCACAACATTGTGGGTCTTGGCTTGGAGGCCCAGACTAGGCTGGACGGTCAGGACTATAATGTTGCCATAGGAAACGGCCAGctgatgaaggagaaaaaaatcgacaacTCGGCCGACTTTCTCGACTGCTGCAAGCGCCTCAACAACCCGCACATCTCCACGTTCTCGCACATTCTTGTCAACGACAAGTACATCGGCTACGTCGAATTGGCCGACACGCTCAAATCCGACGCTGCCAGCACCGTTTCTGCGCTCATCGACCGCGGCTTCACCGTTGCTATGGTGACGGGAGACAACGTGCAGACTGCACGTGCCGTTGCGCAGGCTGTGGGCATCCCGCTGATGAACGTTTTTGCTCAGGCCCAGCCtgacgacaagctgcgCGTGGTGGATCAGATGCAAAAACACGGCCTCAAGGTTGCATTTGTCGGCGACGGCATCAACGATGCGCCGGCGCTGATCCAGGCCGACTTGGGCATGGCTATTGCCACGGGCACCGACATAGCCATTGAGGCTGCAGACGTGGTGCTGCTCTCTTCTGTGCAGccggacgacgacgacgacggcatCGCGTTGCAGGAGTACGGCCGCAAGGACGGCACCGCAGGCATTCTCGCCGCCCTGGACATTTCGCAGCGCACGTTCCGCAGCATAAAGGTGAACTTTGTCCTGGCCGTGGTGTACAATCTGATTATGCTCCCAATTGCGATGGGTCTTTTAATAATTCCATGCGGGCTCACGATGAACCCGATGATTGCATCGGCGGCGATGGCATGTTCTTCTGTGAGCGTCGTTTTCAACTCGCTCCGTCTcaagagctggaagatgcccgtgctggacaacaCACGTGTTCCAGAGGAGCGTGTTGACTGGGCCGACGACCAGGTTCTCTCGTCGATGGacgttgaaaaaatggatGTCATCGACAGCACGCGAGCCAGCTGGCGCAGCCGGTTCCTAAACCGGTTTAAATCCCCATACGAGAGACTGTTTTAA
- a CDS encoding putative pyridoxal reductase — translation MSVEIKGSTGYGLMSLTWRPQPVPYEQAFATINNALSDGIEFFNAGEFYGNLPNDKHANLELLRAYFAKYPESRSKMVISVKGCVDLPNPPDNSPENIAKSIRNIASYFPDGMFDIFEPARQDGKHPVEEVVRSIVPFIEEGVVRGISLSEVSATTVRRAAKVHPISCVEVEFSLWSRDILSNGVMEACRELGIPVIAYSPLGRGYLTGQIKSVDDIPEGDFRRTLDRFSSQEILENNMSVVKLVEELAGQKKCTVAQIALAWIRKYNEFPEKYARVIPIPSSSTPARNHENNTEILLTDAEFAALNEQLDKIEIRGGRYNAHAVDYLEK, via the coding sequence ATGAGTGTGGAGATCAAGGGCAGCACTGGCTACGGTCTGATGTCGCTGACGTGGCGGCCGCAGCCTGTGCCGTATGAGCAGGCATTTGCCACGATCAATAACGCCCTTTCGGATGGAATTGAGTTCTTCAACGCGGGCGAGTTCTACGGCAATCTGCCTAACGACAAGCACGCCAATCTGGAGCTTTTGCGGGCCTATTTTGCCAAGTACCCTGAATCGCGTTCCAAGATGGTTATCTCCGTTAAGGGGTGCGTTGACCTTCCGAATCCACCCGACAACTCGCCTGAGAACATTGCCAAATCCATCCGGAATATTGCTTCCTATTTTCCGGACGGTATGtttgatatttttgagCCGGCAAGACAGGACGGCAAGCATCCTGTCGAAGAGGTGGTAAGAAGCATTGTTCCCTTCATTGAAGAGGGCGTCGTCCGCGGAATTTCACTAAGCGAAGTGTCTGCCACCACGGTTCGTCGCGCTGCCAAAGTGCACCCGATTTCGTGCGTGGAGGTAGAATTTTCACTCTGGTCACGCGACATTCTGAGCAACGGTGTGATGGAGGCGTGCAGGGAGTTGGGAATACCTGTGATAGCGTACTCGCCGCTCGGCAGGGGCTATTTGACCGGCCAAATAAAATCGGTGGACGACATTCCCGAAGGCGATTTCCGGCGGACGTTGGACCGGTTCTCGTCGCAGGAGATTCTGGAGAACAATATGAGCGTGGTGaaactggtggaggagcttgcAGGGCAGAAAAAGTGCACTGTTGCGCAGATCGCGCTGGCGTGGATCCGCAAGTACAACGAGTTCCCTGAAAAATACGCCAGAGTGATCCCGATcccgtcgtcgtcgacgccgGCGAGAAACCACGAGAACAACACGGAGATCCTGCTCACAGACGCCGAATTCGCCGCCCTGAACGAGCAActcgacaagatcgaaaTCAGGGGCGGTAGATACAATGCGCATGCGGTGGACTatctcgaaaaataa
- a CDS encoding T-complex protein 1 subunit gamma, translating to MQAPVVFMNTAAQRQTGREAQIQNITAAKAVADIIRTCLGPKAMLKMLLDPMGGIVLTNDGHAILREIDVAHPAAKSMIELSRTQDEEVGDGTTSVIILAGEILAQTFPYIEKNIHPVVIIQALKQALKDALEIIHETSIPVDLENEAAMVKLISAAIGTKYVAKWSQLMCQLALKAVKTVLVQEGDHKEIDIKRYVRVEKIPGGEIEDSVVLDGVLLNKDVVHPKMKRVIEKPRVVLLDCPLEYKKGESQTNVEITKEEDWARLLQIEEEQVKLMCEQILAVKPDLVITEKGVSDLAQHYLLKGGCSVLRRVKKSDNNRIARCTGATIVNRVEDLKESDVGLKCGLFEVKLIGDEYFSFLVKCQEPRACTVMLRGPSKDILNEIERNLQDAMAVTRNVFFEPSLAPGGGATEMAVSVGLAERVKKIEGVQQWPYQAVADAFEVIPRTLIQNCGGNPIRVLSQLRAKHANGEHTWGIDGESGKIVDMNEYGIWEPEVIKQQSAKTSIESASMLLRVDDIVSGVRKET from the coding sequence ATGCAAGCCCCTGTTGTGTTTATGAACACGGCTGCGCAGAGACAGACCGGCCGCGAGGCCCAGATCCAGAACATCACCGCGGCAAAGGCCGTTGCGGATATCATTCGGACGTGTTTGGGCCCGAAGGCCATGCTGAAGATGCTGCTGGATCCGATGGGAGGCATTGTGCTGACCAACGACGGGCACGCGATTTTGCGGGAGATCGACGTGGCGCACCCGGCGGCCAAGTCGATGATTGAGCTGAGCCGCACGCAGGACGAAGAGGTCGGCGACGGCACCACGTCGGTGATCATTCTTGCGGGCGAGATTCTTGCACAGACGTTCCCATACATAGAAAAAAACATCCATCCGGTGGTGATCATCCAGGCGCTGAAACAGGCATTGAAGGACGCTTTGGAGATCATCCACGAGACGAGCATCCCTGTGgacctggaaaatgagGCTGCGATGGTGAAGTTGATCAGCGCAGCCATTGGCACCAAGTACGTGGCCAAATGGTCGCAGCTGATGTGTCAGTTGGCGCTGAAGGCGGTGAAGACGGTACTTGTGCAGGAGGGCGACCACAAGGAGATCGATATCAAGCGGTATGTGCGTGTGGAGAAGATTCCTGgcggcgagatcgaggactCTGTTGTGTTGGACGGcgtgctgctgaacaaggacGTGGTCCATCCAAAAATGAAGCGTGTGATTGAGAAGCCGCGCGTGGTGCTATTGGACTGTCCGCTGGAGTACAAGAAGGGCGAGAGTCAGACAAACGTCGAGatcaccaaggaggaggactGGGCCAGACTGTTGcagatcgaggaggagcaggtgAAGCTGATGTGTGAGCAGATCCTGGCCGTGAAGCCGGATCTCGTGATCACCGAGAAGGGCGTCTCGGACCTGGCCCAGCACTATCTGCTGAAAGGCGGCTGTTCCGTGCTGAGAAGAGTGAAGAAGAGTGACAACAACAGAATAGCAAGATGCACGGGGGCTACGATCGTGAACCGCGTGGAGGACCTGAAGGAGTCTGACGTTGGCTTGAAATGCGGCCTGTTCGAGGTGAAGCTGATTGGAGACGAGTATTTCTCGTTCCTGGTCAAATGTCAGGAACCAAGGGCCTGCACGGTGATGCTGCGTGGCCCGTCCAAAGATATTTTGAACGAGATCGAGAGAAATTTGCAGGACGCGATGGCGGTGACGAGAAACgtgtttttcgagccgTCGCTCGCTCCGGGGGGAGGAGCCACCGAGATGGCCGTCAGCGTCGGGCTCGCCGAGCGCGTCAAGAAAATCGAGGGCGTGCAGCAGTGGCCGTACCAGGCGGTTGCGGACGCGTTTGAGGTGATTCCAAGAACGTTGATCCAGAACTGCGGAGGCAACCCGATCAGAGTGTTGTCCCAGCTGAGAGCCAAGCACGCCAACGGCGAACACACGTGGGGAATCGACGGTGAAAGCGGCAAGATTGTCGACATGAACGAGTACGGCATCTGGGAGCCCGAGGTGATCAAGCAGCAGAGCGCCAAGACCTCCATCGAGAGCGCCAGCATGCTGCTCCGCGTCGACGACATTGTGTCCGGGGTCAGAAAGGAGACCTGA